In one window of Frigoriglobus tundricola DNA:
- a CDS encoding FAD-binding and (Fe-S)-binding domain-containing protein, with protein sequence MDFATERRDSLVRYLRRHVAGEVRFDDTSRALYSTDASHYQIRPLGVVVPRTADDLAVAVQVAADLNVPITARGAGTSLSGQSIGPGVVIDCSKYMNAVGEVDVTGRRVRVQPGVVLDQLNRALAPHGLMFGPDVATANRATLGGMIGNNSAGARSVVYGQTVDHVRALAVVLSDGTRAEFAPLSAPEYERKLELRTREGDAYRAAAAVVRDHAAEIVARTPQIVRKVSGYNLAGLIEPRRAGGVSPPSERAPSGRISPPSGTAPRGAHAPRPPGSLVPLLVGSEGTLAVVAEAELALVPRPKHRGLLVPQFASLGAALDALRACLELGPSAVELMDRMLIDLARTQRSLKDTMAAVRGRPEALLMVEFSSDDAADVSYRVHELQRRLAGAAGLTASVPALDAATRDPLWALRSSAVPLLYGMPGDAKPVTFCEDCAVAPERLPEFAARFREIFRRHGTDGAFYGHASVGCLHIRPVLDLHATAGVVTMRKIMEEVTDLVLAFGGSLSGEHGDGLVRSEWNRKMFGPVVYDAFRRVKRGFDPGNVLNPGKVVDAPAMEENMRVPPGRGPESDPPTVLDYSKQGGFFRSVELCNGAGVCRKTQGGAMCPSYRATRDERDTTRGRANALRLALAPPPADSSSPLPSGRAAGRGASRHSPIGQRWIMDVMDLCLSCKACKSECPSNVDVAKLKAEFLHAYYLRRARPLGHLLLKHIHRLSPLAARFAGANNWLARRPWVRGLMESAAGIDRRRSLPEWHRDHFRRWFQTRGAGRGARSASQENAASSASPRSVVLLDDCFTTFQEPQIGRAAVALLERAGFSVELAGICCGRAMLSKGFLTAARTLARDGVAKLGRYAEAGVPILGLEPSCIMALADEWPELVPGAAAGRVAAAAELAEGWLARQVRDKGLSLEIPPRAGEALLHPHCHQKALVGSSGTTDALKLVRGLNVTVLDAGCCGMAGAFGYEKQHCDVSVRIAGLELIPAVTANPAATLIATGTSCRHQIRDLTGRVALHPLEVLAGPEPR encoded by the coding sequence ATGGACTTCGCGACCGAACGCCGGGACTCACTGGTCCGTTACCTGCGGCGGCACGTGGCCGGCGAGGTGCGGTTCGACGACACGTCCCGCGCCCTGTACTCCACCGACGCCAGCCACTACCAGATCCGGCCGCTCGGCGTGGTGGTGCCGAGGACGGCGGACGACCTCGCGGTCGCGGTCCAGGTCGCGGCCGACCTGAACGTGCCGATCACCGCCCGCGGGGCCGGGACGAGCCTGTCCGGGCAGAGCATCGGCCCCGGCGTCGTCATCGACTGCTCGAAGTACATGAACGCGGTCGGCGAGGTGGACGTGACCGGCCGCCGCGTGCGCGTCCAGCCCGGCGTCGTCCTGGACCAGTTGAACCGCGCGCTGGCGCCCCACGGGCTGATGTTCGGCCCGGACGTGGCGACCGCGAACCGGGCCACGCTCGGCGGGATGATCGGCAACAACTCCGCGGGCGCCCGCTCCGTCGTGTACGGGCAAACGGTCGATCACGTGCGCGCGCTCGCCGTCGTGCTCTCGGACGGCACGCGCGCCGAGTTCGCCCCGCTCTCCGCGCCCGAGTACGAGCGCAAGCTCGAACTCCGGACCCGCGAGGGCGACGCGTACCGCGCCGCCGCCGCGGTGGTGCGGGACCACGCCGCCGAGATCGTGGCGCGCACGCCGCAGATCGTGCGCAAGGTGAGCGGCTACAACCTGGCGGGACTCATTGAACCCCGGCGCGCGGGGGGCGTGAGCCCCCCGAGTGAACGAGCCCCGTCCGGGCGAATATCACCTCCGAGCGGGACCGCGCCTCGGGGCGCTCACGCCCCGCGCCCGCCAGGGTCGCTGGTGCCCCTACTCGTCGGCTCCGAGGGCACGCTCGCGGTCGTGGCCGAGGCCGAACTCGCGCTCGTGCCGCGGCCGAAGCACCGCGGGCTGCTCGTCCCGCAGTTCGCGTCGCTCGGGGCGGCGCTCGACGCGCTCCGGGCGTGCCTCGAACTCGGCCCGTCGGCCGTCGAACTGATGGACCGGATGCTCATCGACCTCGCCCGCACCCAGCGGTCGCTGAAGGACACGATGGCCGCGGTCCGCGGGCGGCCCGAAGCGCTGCTCATGGTCGAGTTCAGTTCCGACGACGCGGCCGACGTGTCGTACCGCGTGCACGAGTTGCAGCGGCGGCTCGCCGGCGCCGCGGGGCTCACGGCCAGCGTCCCCGCGCTCGACGCGGCCACCCGCGACCCCCTGTGGGCGCTGCGGAGTTCCGCCGTACCGCTCCTCTACGGGATGCCCGGCGACGCGAAGCCGGTGACCTTCTGCGAGGACTGCGCGGTCGCCCCGGAGCGGCTCCCGGAGTTCGCCGCCCGGTTCCGCGAGATCTTCCGCCGCCACGGCACCGACGGCGCGTTCTACGGCCACGCGAGCGTCGGCTGCCTGCACATCCGCCCGGTGCTGGACCTCCACGCGACCGCGGGCGTTGTGACGATGCGGAAGATCATGGAAGAGGTGACCGATCTCGTGCTCGCGTTCGGCGGCAGCCTGAGCGGCGAACACGGCGACGGCCTGGTGCGGAGCGAGTGGAACCGCAAGATGTTCGGCCCGGTGGTGTACGACGCGTTCCGCCGGGTGAAGCGCGGGTTCGATCCGGGCAACGTGCTGAACCCCGGCAAGGTCGTGGACGCGCCCGCGATGGAAGAGAACATGCGCGTGCCGCCGGGCCGGGGGCCGGAGTCCGACCCGCCGACGGTACTGGACTACTCAAAGCAGGGCGGGTTCTTCCGCAGCGTCGAGTTGTGTAACGGCGCGGGGGTGTGCCGCAAGACGCAGGGCGGCGCCATGTGCCCGAGCTACCGGGCCACCCGGGACGAGCGGGACACCACCCGCGGCCGCGCCAACGCGCTCAGACTGGCACTGGCGCCCCCGCCGGCCGATTCTTCCTCCCCCCTCCCTTCGGGGCGGGCGGCCGGGCGGGGGGCTTCGCGCCATTCGCCGATCGGTCAGCGCTGGATCATGGACGTGATGGACCTGTGCCTCTCGTGCAAGGCGTGCAAGAGCGAGTGCCCGAGCAACGTTGACGTCGCAAAACTGAAGGCCGAGTTCCTCCACGCGTACTACCTGCGCCGCGCCCGCCCGCTCGGGCACCTGCTCCTCAAGCACATCCACCGGTTGAGTCCGCTGGCGGCGCGGTTCGCGGGGGCGAACAACTGGCTCGCGCGCCGGCCCTGGGTCCGCGGGCTGATGGAGAGCGCGGCCGGCATCGACCGCCGCCGCAGCCTCCCGGAGTGGCACCGCGACCACTTCCGACGGTGGTTCCAAACGCGGGGCGCGGGGCGCGGGGCGCGGAGCGCAAGTCAAGAGAACGCCGCTTCTTCAGCTTCTCCGCGCTCCGTTGTCCTGCTCGACGACTGTTTCACGACGTTCCAAGAACCGCAGATCGGACGGGCGGCGGTGGCGCTGCTGGAGCGCGCCGGCTTCTCCGTGGAACTCGCCGGCATCTGCTGCGGGCGGGCGATGCTCTCGAAGGGGTTCCTCACCGCCGCGCGCACGCTCGCCCGCGACGGCGTCGCGAAGCTCGGCCGCTACGCCGAGGCCGGCGTACCGATTCTGGGGCTGGAGCCGAGTTGCATCATGGCACTGGCCGACGAGTGGCCGGAACTGGTGCCCGGCGCCGCCGCGGGGCGCGTCGCCGCCGCGGCGGAACTGGCCGAGGGGTGGCTGGCCCGGCAGGTGCGCGACAAGGGCCTGTCGCTTGAGATCCCGCCCCGGGCGGGCGAGGCGCTGCTGCACCCGCACTGCCACCAGAAGGCGCTCGTCGGTTCCAGCGGAACGACGGACGCGCTGAAGCTGGTCCGCGGTCTGAACGTGACCGTCCTCGATGCCGGGTGCTGCGGGATGGCGGGCGCGTTCGGGTACGAGAAGCAGCACTGCGACGTGAGCGTGAG